From the Oceanicaulis alexandrii DSM 11625 genome, one window contains:
- a CDS encoding phosphotransferase: MSQLDDTYTGTKPVADALKFDQAALERWMQAHVEGFAGPLTIEQFKGGQSNPTYKLETPKARYVLRRKPPGKLLPSAHAVDREYRVMKALGEQGFPAPHMFGLCEDDSVIGTAFYIMDFVEGRIFWDPYLPDLKPEDRAAIYDASNATLAHLHSIDHEAAGLGDYGKPGNYFERSIGRWSKQYKAAETQTIAAMDKLIEWLPEHAPAQERTSVVHGDYRIDNMIFHPTEPKVIAVLDWELSTLGDPLADFTYQLMQWRTPKDMRNGFLGADLKAMGIPTEDEYVKAYCERTGRDGIPKLDFYFAYNIFRLTSIVQGVYARSLQGNASNEKAKEMGALVQPMAEYAWSIAEGA; this comes from the coding sequence ATGTCCCAACTTGACGACACCTATACCGGCACCAAGCCGGTCGCAGACGCGCTGAAATTCGACCAGGCGGCGCTGGAGCGCTGGATGCAGGCGCATGTGGAGGGTTTTGCGGGACCGCTGACCATCGAGCAGTTCAAGGGCGGGCAATCCAACCCCACCTACAAGCTTGAAACGCCCAAGGCGCGCTATGTGCTGCGCCGCAAGCCGCCGGGCAAGCTCTTGCCGTCCGCCCATGCTGTGGACCGCGAATACCGGGTGATGAAGGCGCTCGGCGAGCAGGGCTTCCCCGCCCCGCACATGTTCGGCCTGTGCGAGGATGACAGCGTCATCGGCACCGCCTTCTACATCATGGATTTCGTTGAGGGCCGGATCTTCTGGGACCCGTATCTGCCCGATCTGAAGCCCGAGGATCGCGCCGCGATCTATGACGCGTCCAACGCCACCCTCGCCCATCTGCACTCCATCGACCATGAAGCGGCGGGTCTGGGCGATTACGGCAAACCAGGCAATTATTTCGAGCGCTCCATCGGCCGCTGGTCCAAGCAGTACAAGGCGGCGGAGACGCAGACCATCGCCGCGATGGACAAGCTGATCGAATGGCTGCCCGAGCATGCGCCGGCGCAAGAACGCACCAGCGTGGTGCATGGCGATTACCGCATCGACAACATGATCTTCCACCCCACCGAGCCCAAGGTCATCGCGGTTCTGGATTGGGAGCTGTCGACGCTGGGCGATCCGCTGGCGGACTTCACCTATCAGCTGATGCAATGGCGCACGCCCAAAGACATGCGCAACGGCTTCCTGGGCGCGGATCTCAAGGCGATGGGCATCCCCACCGAAGACGAATATGTCAAAGCCTATTGCGAGCGCACGGGCCGGGACGGCATCCCCAAGCTCGATTTCTATTTCGCCTACAACATTTTCCGCCTGACCAGCATCGTGCAGGGCGTCTACGCCCGCTCGCTGCAGGGCAATGCGTCCAATGAAAAAGCCAAGGAAATGGGCGCCCTCGTCCAGCCCATGGCCGAATACGCCTGGAGCATCGCCGAAGGCGCCTGA
- a CDS encoding metal-dependent hydrolase family protein, with protein MNRTIAALGALTLTAAPAFADDHGEAPLTVIHAGHLIAAPGEERVQSEVSILVRGDSIEAIENGFVSPDGAEIVDLSNAWVMPGFIDAHVHITNEQGPGRRISAFTEGSADRAIDGVLYAGRTLMAGFTTVQDVGGDMEAVRALRAGVEAGDIVGPRLRIAGGAVTPTGGHGDVNGWSVEFMRQNASPYACNGPADCARATRQLVQEGADVIKITATGGVLSSTGAGVEQQFFEDELEAIVEAAHMMGRRVTAHAHGVTGINAFLRAGGDSIEHGTYLDRDSMRLFRDNDAVLVPTAMAGEWVANQADAGWMTPFQAAKARMVGPQMLEMVRRAHEGGVTIAFGTDSGVSAHGDNAREFLLYTMAGMTEMEALATATTVGARHVQMEDTIGRIAPGFAADIVATNGDPLSDIEELMDIDFVMARGVVRKNEE; from the coding sequence GCACGATTGCTGCGCTTGGCGCACTCACGCTCACTGCCGCACCGGCGTTCGCCGACGATCATGGCGAAGCGCCGCTCACCGTCATCCATGCCGGCCATCTGATCGCTGCGCCCGGCGAGGAACGCGTGCAGAGCGAAGTCTCCATTCTGGTGCGCGGCGATTCGATCGAAGCGATCGAAAACGGCTTTGTCAGCCCCGACGGCGCCGAGATCGTGGATCTGTCGAACGCCTGGGTGATGCCCGGCTTCATCGACGCCCATGTGCATATCACCAACGAACAAGGCCCGGGCCGCCGCATCTCCGCCTTCACAGAAGGCAGCGCGGACCGCGCCATTGACGGCGTCCTGTATGCGGGCCGCACCCTGATGGCGGGCTTCACCACCGTTCAGGATGTGGGCGGCGACATGGAAGCCGTGCGCGCCCTGCGCGCCGGCGTCGAGGCAGGCGACATTGTCGGCCCGCGCCTGCGCATTGCGGGCGGCGCGGTGACGCCCACCGGCGGGCATGGCGATGTGAATGGCTGGAGCGTGGAATTCATGCGCCAGAACGCCAGCCCCTATGCCTGCAACGGCCCGGCCGATTGCGCCCGCGCCACCCGCCAGCTGGTTCAGGAAGGCGCGGACGTTATCAAGATCACCGCCACGGGCGGGGTGCTCTCCTCCACCGGCGCCGGGGTCGAACAGCAGTTCTTTGAAGACGAGCTGGAAGCCATTGTCGAGGCCGCGCACATGATGGGCCGCCGGGTGACCGCCCACGCCCATGGCGTGACCGGGATCAACGCCTTCCTGCGCGCGGGCGGCGATTCCATCGAGCACGGCACCTATCTGGATCGCGACTCCATGCGCCTGTTCCGCGACAATGACGCGGTGCTGGTGCCCACCGCCATGGCGGGCGAATGGGTGGCCAATCAGGCCGACGCCGGCTGGATGACGCCGTTCCAGGCCGCCAAGGCCCGCATGGTCGGCCCGCAAATGCTGGAAATGGTCCGCCGCGCCCATGAGGGCGGCGTCACCATCGCCTTCGGCACCGATTCCGGCGTCTCCGCCCATGGCGACAACGCCCGCGAATTCCTGCTCTACACCATGGCGGGCATGACCGAGATGGAAGCGCTCGCCACCGCCACCACCGTGGGCGCGCGCCATGTGCAGATGGAAGACACGATCGGCCGCATCGCGCCGGGCTTCGCCGCCGACATCGTGGCGACCAATGGCGATCCGCTGTCTGACATCGAAGAGCTGATGGACATCGACTTCGTCATGGCCCGCGGCGTGGTGCGCAAGAACGAAGAGTAA